In Deltaproteobacteria bacterium, the DNA window GCCAGCGTCCCTTTCCCTCGTTCTTTATCATGTGGCAAGTCGCGAATGTTATTGGCGTGAAGAATCGAGGCAACGAGGCAGGCAACAGGGAGGGAAATCAGAAAAGACGTGAGGGTGAACATCTCACGTTGAACAAAGTAAGCACCCATGACGATGACTGGTCCCATGAAGATGAATACTGTCGCTTCACCTAACGCGATGTAGGCAAGAGAGAGTGGACTTGCCGTGTAAAAGTATCCAGCCAGCACGCTAACAAGGCCGAGGGCAAGGACGGGCCAGCCACACAAAGCAACAAGGATCAGGCCGAACACACTCCCGATGCCAAATGTGGCAACCCCGCCCCAAAACATTTCGTCTGCAGTGAGGAGTCCACGTTGAATCACCTGACTCGGACCCAGCGTGTCAGGCGTGTCCACGCCATTCACATAATCGTAGTAGTCATTGATCATGTTGGTACCGACCTGGATGAACAGTGAACCGAACAGCGCCAGGAAAAATCGTCCCCAATGAAAAGGGCCATCAATTGCAGCTAACACAGAACCAATCAGTACCGGAGTGACTGAAGCTGTAAACGAAAAGGGGCGCGAGGCTTCCAGCCACGACCGCCAACGACTTGGTCCCGCACCGGCAGTCAAGATGTTTCCCGTTGTCATATGATCGTTCCTCCACAGTTATTATGGCTTGCTCGATTTTTTCCGACAAGCATAGGCAGGAAGGGATAACTCTGATTACGTTGTCATTGGCGAGACGTTCCAACGGAGCGTCTCTACTTGCCCTGCATTTCCGAAACACGATAAACCCGAGTGAGGAGGAATCTTTCATGCCAACTGAACCGATCGGTCGTCTCGACCATGTGGCCATTGCCGTTCAGAGTATTGAACAATCGCGTACGTTTTTTGAAGACTCGTTAGGCGCTAAGTTTCGCTACGTTGCTGAAGGCCGAGGCGGTGGGTTTCGCTACGCCGTTTTTGACCTGCATGATTTTACCATCGAACTGATTGAAGCCGTCGATCCAAAGGGCTTCGTAGCTTCGTTTATCGAAAAGCGCGGAGAAGGTGTACATCACATCACGTTACAAGTTCCGGGACTAAAGGAGAAAATCGCGTTCCTGGAAGGAAAGGGCATTCGAGTTGTCGATAAACGCGAAGATGGAGATCGTACAGTCGAAGCGTTTCTTTCACCAAAGACAGCGTGTGGAGTGTTATTTCAGTTAGCCGAAGATCAACCAGCGTTGAATAATGAGCCATATTGGAAGAAGACGTGAATCGTAATGCGTAATGTGTAATTCGTAAAAAGGGGAGGCGGGTCGGTTACGTATTACGTTTTACGCATTACGTGTCATAGCCAGGTCTTACCGTTCCGCCAACGCAAAAAAGATACTCAGAAGCACCAACACGAAGAGCACGGTGAAAAAGATCTTTACCCAACTCTTCGGATAGTCACCTGAAATCGCGCCGGTGACTCCATTGACCACGACATGGTATGTCCGTGGACCATAACTGTAGGTGAGCAACCAAGCCGGCGCGAGGATATGTTTGAACGTCTGTCCGGAATAATCCGCACGTACTTGTAAATTCCGTTGCGTATCGCCCGGGACGTGTGCGCTACACATGCGGTGGAGTTGGGTATCCATACGCTCACGTGAATGTTGGGCGGCTGCAACGAGGTCGATCTGATAGCGCTCAACCACCCATCCCGAGAGATACCCGGAATTATAGAGAACGAGGTTGTTGGTCGGAAATGGCTCAATAGCTCGTAAATGGTGTGGTTCTATCGCATGAGAAGCCGCAACCAATTCATCATCAAAGAAGTATTGCAGCGAGCCTGAAGCAGGTTGCCAGCGGACATGCCGTACTTCGCGGGTGCGAACATGGCCGGTGTTATCGCGGAATTGTTCTGTCGTGTAATAGTAATACCCGGCTTCAGCTTGCCAGTCAGCATGCACCTGCGCATCAAAGGTCCAGTACGGCAGATAGACACCTTTCACCTGATCGGTCAGCGCGACGTGCTTGAGCTTATTTGGTGCAAACCAGACTTCACCGTACCATTTACGGATAATGGTTCTGACAGCTGACTCACTAATCTTCAGTGGCAGCAGGCTTTCGGGAGTGAAGGAGTCTTTGATTTGCTCATAGGGAACAAGCGCATTGGAACCGCAGAAGTCACAGCGCTGACCGACACGAGTGGCGTCAAATACCGAAATAGCCTGGCAACTTTGGCATTTGACCGATGTCTTCTGGGCTTGCCAGCCGCGATAGTTATCGGTGATGCCTCGCAACGCTTTGACCAAGTCATGTTCAATAATTTCTGGACTGCCCGTTGCTATTGGTTCAAGTTGGCCTGGAGCTTCGGTCCCACAGAAAGGACAGATCAATGCCTGTTTGGCTGGGTTCCAGTGCGCTTCAGCTCCGCAGGCAGGGCAGGAGTGCTTCGCTTGGGCAGTAACTTGAGGTTGGGTCATAGGAAAACGTAAAACGTAAAGTGTAAAACGTAAAAGAAGAGGAGCGGTGGTTAGGGATTACGTTTTACGGATTACGTTTTAATTCCTCAGAAATTCCTCCACTGCCGTCCGCGTAATCCGATACGTCGAGCCAATTTTCTTGGCTTTGAGATCACCTGTGGTTATGGTGGCCAGGACATCGTCTTCGCTCACTCCGAGCATCTTGGCGACATCAGCGATACCAAGCAGATCAGGCAAGGGAGCAGCCGCAGCGGTCGTTGCTGCTCCAACGGCAGGTGGCGTGGACTGATTCAATATCCCACCAGGTTGATTCAGCATTTGCTGGGCTATGGCCAAACCAATGCCAAGCTCTGCACCGGCGCCACCAACGCCAGCGCCGCCTTTTTCCAGGCCTTGGGCCATTTGGAACTTGACGTAGTCGTTGAGATTACCAACCGCAGCCATACTCGAACGTTTGTCGATTGCTTGCTCAACTTCTGGTGGTACGGAAACGTTCTCAACGACGAAGCTGGTCAGTTCGAGACCGTACTTTTCTTTCATCACCGGATTCAGAATCGGTAGGATCGCCCCACCAACTTCTGAATAACGGGACGCGACATCGAGTACTGGAATCTTCGCTTCTGCCAATGCCTCAGAGAAGACACTCACAATGCGCGAACGCATAACATCGGCAAACTCATCAAGACGGAAATGATCGTCGGTGCCTGCCACTTCTTTGAGAAACATGCGCGGCTCGACGATACGGAAGTCATAGGTGCCATAGGCACGCACGCGAACGATGCCGAAGTCTTGATCGCGTATCATGACTGGATTAGCGGTCCCCCATTTGTTGCCAGAGAATATGCGCGTGATGACGTAATACAGGTCAGCTTTGAGCGGCGACTCAAAGCCATACTTCCATCCCTTCAAATCTGTGAGGATCGGGATATTTGCCGTTGCCAGTTCATATTTGCCAGGACCGAAAGTATCACCAAACTGACCGAGATACACAAACTGTGCGACCTGTGACTCGCGAACAATCAGTTGCGCACCATTCTTAATCTCTTTGTCTTCATCGGGAAACCGGTACGACAGAGTATCACGTGAGTCGTCTGTCCATTGAATGATGTCAATAAACTGACCACGGATGAAATCCATTAATGCCATACGATCCTCCTCAACTGGGCTGCAGCAGTTATCTTAAACGTATGTGGCTACGGATTCCAACTGACCACTTGTAGCAGACCGATAACACGCCTCGGCAATTGCCACAGCTCGGAAGCCATCGTCGGGGGTGATAGGGAAGGGGGTACCGTCACGAAGACAATTGACAAAGACCTGGAGCATGTCACGAATGGTTGGTACCGGTGGTGGGAGCGAAAGCGATATCCGTTCTGCGCCGTGAATCACATAAGCAAATCCATGATAATGATCGCCCACCAGTTGGCCGTTCGCGCCGGAAATTTCGATGAACCCGGAGCGACTGGCAGTTGAACGTGAACCCGCTGCAGCACCGTGTAGGATATGCGAGCCTGATGTGTTCTTGAGCTGACAGAGCATCGAAAAGTTATCTTCAGTTTCTTTGGTCAGCACCGTCTGTGTTTGGCACCATACCTGTGAGGCTTCATACCCACTGAGAAAGCGTAATAAGTCGAAACTATGAACCCCAGTATGGAGGACGATGCCCCCACCGCTTTCGGCTTTATGATCGAGCCACACCAGTGGTGATTGTTCAAATCGTTGACTGAGATACAATGAGTGTAGTGGGGCGATCTGGGGAAGGTGGTGCTTCAACGTTTGCACGACGCTGTTGAAGCGCAACGTATGTGCAACCATGCAGCGACTGTGGCTCCGCGCGAGCGTTGTCAGTAATTGCTGGCCTTCAGCAACGCTGGTTGCAAAAGGCTTTTCCAGCAGAATGTGTTTCCCAGCCTGGCAGGCTGCCGTGACAATCTGTTGGTGGAGATAGGGAGGGACAACGATCGCGACAGCGTCGATTCGTGTATCACTAAGGACCTGGCGATAATCCGCATAGTAGGCGCAGTGGTATTTTGCCGCGAGTGTTTCCCCTTCGTGTCGATCGCGTCGACACACCGCCACGAGTTCAGCTTGTGGAATATCCTCGACGATGTGCTTTGCGTACCGGCTCCCGTGTTTCCCTGCGCCAATGAGTCCAAAACGTATCGTGTCCATGCCAGAAGCGTAACTGATACTGCGTAGCGGAGCAAAGAGAGAATGTATGCTCGTTTACATAGATGACGAAGGCCTCGTCGTTCCCGCGCCGGCGGGAATCCATTTTTTCCTTGTACGAGGGGTGCTACAGTTCTCCGATGGCAACTCCCCGCAATCCTTTTCCTACTGTTGATATCATTATTGAACTTGCAAGCGGTGGCATCGTCCTCATTCGTCGCAAGAATCCTCCGCCAGGGTGGGCGTTACCAGGGGGATTTATCGACTACGGCGAATCAGCCGAGACAGCGGCGATTCGTGAAGCTAAAGAAGAGACGTCACTCGATGTGCAGCTTGTCGAACTACTCCATGTCTATTCTGACCCTGCGCGCGACCCCCGCCACCATACGCTCTCGACAGTTTTCATTGCTACTGCGAAAGGCCAACCCCAAGGGGCAGATGATGCCGCGGAAGCGCAGGTATTTTATGAGAATACCCTTCCTACTCCTCTGGCGTTCGATCACGGCAAAATTCTGCGAGATTATTTTGCCTATAAACAGACCGGAAAGCGGCCACGGTATAGTTAGAAAACGGTATTGATGATGGAGGGATCGAGAGACGTCTCGGGAGACGTCTCTCTTATCTGATCAGGCAATCTCTGTAAGACCAGGAGGGGGTGGTATTACGCATGCCTGATCATGACTTGGTGACAGAATGTACCTTGTGGATATGCTGACGCTTTAGGCTGCTCTCGCCTTTCGCGGTGCTTCTGACCGTCCTGCAGAAAGTGCGTGTCGCCGGCCACTTACACGACGAAATGGGGAGAGCCCGGTGGGAGCCGTTGGTTGTGCCTCCCGTGCCTGGAGAACCTTCTTCCAGCGTGAGATACCGCCACGAAGGTACTCGGCCTCAATGTCGAGTGCCGCACAGATATTCTCAAAGGAAAAAGGCCAGTTACTATCTGCTGAACCAATCCAATCTTCAGTCTCTTTCAGCAAGCGGCGTTGTCGGCGCGTGATCCCTGGCGCAGATTTCTGAAATGTAGAAATGGCATCTTCCATAACGGCGAGCATCAAGCGTTTTTCCGGCTGTGATGACCGTTCAGCCTTGATCCGATCAAAAAACTGGGAGGGAACAATCAGATCAGCTTCTAGGGTTGCAAGCGCTCGATCTTCTACCGTATTGTTCATCATCATCGTTGTTCCTCCTCATAGAAGTTCTGCTTTGTGTACGGTAACTACCGAAGGCCCCACACGAAAGCGACAAAAGAAAATAAGCAGGATCTGTGCCGAATATCGGATGCCAGAAAGGAAGCGGAAGTTTCTTCAACTTCGACCTTTACAGTCCATAATCTTGGCACAAAAGAAGACAACAAAAATATGATTCGTGTCTTAAAATGTTACTTTTGAAGGGTACCCCAAGATGGATTTTGCTGAGGTCTTAGAACGAGTCCTGGAGTTATTGCAGCGTCAAGGGCGAGTGTCGTACGGCGCACTGAAGCGGCGGTTCAATCTTGATGAGGATTATCTACGAGATCTCAAAGAAGAACTACTTTTCGCTCATGCTGAGCAGGTGAAAGAAGAAGGTCCGGGATTAGTTTGGACAGGCGAAGACAGTCTAGCGTCTAGCGTC includes these proteins:
- a CDS encoding helix-turn-helix domain-containing protein yields the protein MALMDFIRGQFIDIIQWTDDSRDTLSYRFPDEDKEIKNGAQLIVRESQVAQFVYLGQFGDTFGPGKYELATANIPILTDLKGWKYGFESPLKADLYYVITRIFSGNKWGTANPVMIRDQDFGIVRVRAYGTYDFRIVEPRMFLKEVAGTDDHFRLDEFADVMRSRIVSVFSEALAEAKIPVLDVASRYSEVGGAILPILNPVMKEKYGLELTSFVVENVSVPPEVEQAIDKRSSMAAVGNLNDYVKFQMAQGLEKGGAGVGGAGAELGIGLAIAQQMLNQPGGILNQSTPPAVGAATTAAAAPLPDLLGIADVAKMLGVSEDDVLATITTGDLKAKKIGSTYRITRTAVEEFLRN
- the menA gene encoding 1,4-dihydroxy-2-naphthoate octaprenyltransferase, yielding MTTGNILTAGAGPSRWRSWLEASRPFSFTASVTPVLIGSVLAAIDGPFHWGRFFLALFGSLFIQVGTNMINDYYDYVNGVDTPDTLGPSQVIQRGLLTADEMFWGGVATFGIGSVFGLILVALCGWPVLALGLVSVLAGYFYTASPLSLAYIALGEATVFIFMGPVIVMGAYFVQREMFTLTSFLISLPVACLVASILHANNIRDLPHDKERGKGTLATMIGREAANWELLGLVYGAYVITVALVLLGYAPWPVLLTLLTLRHAIPAVRIPFGTEKVEDLNEALMCTVKSHLEYGVLLIVGLLIGHLLS
- a CDS encoding NUDIX hydrolase produces the protein MATPRNPFPTVDIIIELASGGIVLIRRKNPPPGWALPGGFIDYGESAETAAIREAKEETSLDVQLVELLHVYSDPARDPRHHTLSTVFIATAKGQPQGADDAAEAQVFYENTLPTPLAFDHGKILRDYFAYKQTGKRPRYS
- a CDS encoding zinc ribbon domain-containing protein, which gives rise to MTQPQVTAQAKHSCPACGAEAHWNPAKQALICPFCGTEAPGQLEPIATGSPEIIEHDLVKALRGITDNYRGWQAQKTSVKCQSCQAISVFDATRVGQRCDFCGSNALVPYEQIKDSFTPESLLPLKISESAVRTIIRKWYGEVWFAPNKLKHVALTDQVKGVYLPYWTFDAQVHADWQAEAGYYYYTTEQFRDNTGHVRTREVRHVRWQPASGSLQYFFDDELVAASHAIEPHHLRAIEPFPTNNLVLYNSGYLSGWVVERYQIDLVAAAQHSRERMDTQLHRMCSAHVPGDTQRNLQVRADYSGQTFKHILAPAWLLTYSYGPRTYHVVVNGVTGAISGDYPKSWVKIFFTVLFVLVLLSIFFALAER
- a CDS encoding Gfo/Idh/MocA family oxidoreductase codes for the protein MDTIRFGLIGAGKHGSRYAKHIVEDIPQAELVAVCRRDRHEGETLAAKYHCAYYADYRQVLSDTRIDAVAIVVPPYLHQQIVTAACQAGKHILLEKPFATSVAEGQQLLTTLARSHSRCMVAHTLRFNSVVQTLKHHLPQIAPLHSLYLSQRFEQSPLVWLDHKAESGGGIVLHTGVHSFDLLRFLSGYEASQVWCQTQTVLTKETEDNFSMLCQLKNTSGSHILHGAAAGSRSTASRSGFIEISGANGQLVGDHYHGFAYVIHGAERISLSLPPPVPTIRDMLQVFVNCLRDGTPFPITPDDGFRAVAIAEACYRSATSGQLESVATYV